TGAATCTCTCCTTGTTGATGGATCTTAAGTgggaattttgaatttttactttgattttgtttaatttgttaacTGAATAAATTGATGGATTTAACTtttgatacagatttttgtttgtgttttttaaattttttgggtGATATCCAAGTGCTTCTTCTTCGTTTCTCTTGTTTGAATAACATTGATTTAGAATAAAGCGTGTTAATTCATTGAGGTTTCAGTAACTTATAACAGATTGAACTAGTCTGAAATTAAGCCGACTTTATAATAATCCAGAAACCATTGATCTTTGTTAGATAAATTTTATCGCCTGCGGTTTGTCAATGTAAGATTGCTTAAGATGGTTTTCAACTGTTTCTTCAGGAAAAAACGTCATGAGCTGCTTCAGTTGTTGTGTACAAGATGATGTCCGTAAAGCTTCTGAGACTCGACCACATGTAACAAATCACTCAGCAGGTACCGCGTGGGTGTGTATATGCGATGTTCTTATTCTGAGTGCATTGATAATAATGACATATTCCATTACTTTTCCAGGTGGAATTAGTCAGATCAACTTCTATGCCATTTGCTTTTAGATATCCATTGCTTACGGCTTATTGTTTGATTGATGCAAAACTCGACATTTGAAATTTAGGCAATAGTGGAGGTTACTATCAGAAAGAAGCTGCACCCAAGGATAGTCAGGTTGTAAATATCCTCCCCATTGCTGTCGCTGCCATTCCAGTGGATGAATTGAAAGATTTGACAGATAACTTTGGCACGAAATCTTTAATCGGTGAGGGTTCATATGGAAGAGTATATCATGGTGTTCTGAAAAGTGGGCCTGCTGCAGCTATTAAGAAGTTAGACTCCAGTAAACAACCGGAGCGAGAATTCTTATCGCAGGTTAAGTCTACAGAATGTTTTGTGTTTGATGCTTGACATGGTATGCTATTTGCTGCTCAAATTTATTTAGTGCTTGGAGCATAAATTTACAGGTTTCCATGGTTTCAAGATTAAAACATGACAATGTTGTCGAGCTTGTTGGTTATTGTATTGATGGCCCTCTCCGTCTCCTTGCCTATGAGTATGCTCCTAAGGGGTCCCTTCATGATATTCTCCATGGTAAGTAACATTTCCACATTCCTATTGTGTGGTGTTATTTTTACAGCCTCCAAaagttgtaaatttgtaatcaaGTACCACATAGATCTTTTTTGAGTGAAGCTTTATGcacactcaatttttttttttttttttttttatctacaaattttgAATGAGGCTTAATAACTTATAGGTTGAAGGTCAATTAGTTGATGATAGTTGTATGTGTTTAATGAGCCTAGTTTTTCATGTAATCTGCTAAACGAGCGGGTTGGCCTCCAAACAATAGAAAATTGCTCTTCAGCTGCAAATTTTTGAGCTTTATCTCTTTGATAATTAGTAAGATCGCCTTCATCTCTATGCTAATAGAAATTTGTTTCTCTTGATGTGGCTACAGGTCGGAAAGGTGTTAAGGGAGCACAGCCAGGTCCGGTTCTGTCATGGGTACAAAGGGTTAAAATTGCTGTAGGAGCAGCAAGAGGACTTGAATATCTACATGAAAAGGCGCAGCCTCATATAATCCATCGTGATATTAAGTCCTGCAATATACTGCTTTTTGATGATGATGTTACAAAGATTGCTGATTTTGATCTGTCAAATCAAGCACCTGATATGGCAGCACGTCTTCATTCTACTCGTGTTCTTGGGACTTTTGGTTATCATGCTCCAGAGTAATTTCTTCCTTGATGTACCGTATAAATCACGTTATGATGTACGcccaaaattttgatttggcATATATCCCCTTGTAATTCTTGTCTGTGATTCCGAATGGCAGGTATGCAATGACTGGACAGCTGAGTTCAAAAAGTGATGTCTACAGCTTTGGTGTAGTGTTGCTTGAACTCTTGACTGGGCGTAAACCTGTTGATCACACATTGCCGCGTGGGCAGCAGAGCCTTGTGACATGGGTACTAATTTCATCCTAGTTCTTGTCTACTTGTAACTCATGATTGGTTTttgcatgttttgttttattcatTCAGGATGGGTGGAAGCGGAGAATTTTATTGGTTACTGGTTTTCATCTTTCATTTCGCTGAGTTTTTTTCTCGAATTTATGATTCTATTAGGCAACACCAAAACTCAGTGAGGATAAGGTGAAGCAATGTGTTGATGCTAGACTCAATGGAGAGTACCTTTCCAAGGCAGTTGCAAAGGTAATTGGGAACACGTACTTGATTCCGAGAAGTACTTGCGATTGCTATAATTCCTTAATATGTACACACTGTTACACACATGTATAATTATGTTATGGTTAAATTGTTGACTGTATGGACAAGAAAACGACATACATTTGGTTCAACCAGTTTAGACTAATTGAAAAGGCAGGTAGTTGGTTTACTTCAAATCCACTGATCACAATTTGTGTGTGCTTGAAACAGTTGGCTGCTGTTGCCGCCTTGTGCGTCCAATATGAAGCTGATTTCCGGCCAAATATGAGCATTGTTGTCAAGGCTCTACAGCCTCTTTTGCATGCTCGGTCCGCTCCCCACCATTGAAACAACAAGCTTCTGGATTCCCGACCTGTCAATCGTTCGTGCAGACAACATCATTGAGATTCGTTTTGTAAACACAGTTTCTGTAGATCGTATACCATTCTTCGGTTCCTTTTGCTCATCAAAATCTTAATGATCCCGTATGTAATCCACAGTGACTCTGTTACCTTTCAAAAGTTCCTTATTGGAGCCTTGGATTATTCGACTTTTCTAAATCATCAACTTTTTCTTGGGTGTCCGTTTAGTCTCCTGGAACAGCACATAAATTTGCAGAGAATAAGATTCCCAACATAGTGCAGAATATAGTTTTTTGTTGTGAGGGGACCAAAcagtttatttatgtttttattctTGGCGAgatgatattttaaattattctaatttatgAGGACGGTGATTTGAGCTTGGATGCACCGGTTAGACACGGAGCCATATACAACTGGCTTAACTCACATTTGCGTATTTGTTTAGTCCATGGGTTTGGCGGAACAAATCATCCCATAATGCTCATGAGCCCTATTGGTTGTTGGATAACATGTTCAAACACCGTTTTAATTTGAAGCGTTGTCTGGTTAATATTACGAagcataaacaaaaaaacaaaaaagatgcACATCCATATTCAATCCTATCTGTAAAAATACAAagccttagatttgatccaacggtttaAACTGAATGATCAATGAGCGGTAAATCAAATCGAACAATCAAATGTGTTGGTACTGTGTGTCTGCAATTACTCAAGAAAAGTCGGGAGCGTGAAAGGAGAAAAGTAGCCTTCCCGTGCTTAGCAATAAATCAAAGCACATGATGTGCAATTTTAGCCTCCAAAATCACATGACACGCAACCCTTATATTGAACTTGGCAATTATATGACTGCCCTTCTTTGTGCGGAGTTTCACATCTCACATTTTGCTTCAAACGCACGGCAACATGGCTTGACATTCAACCAAGCTCCCGTCGCGGTCGTAAACCTAACACAATGCTGGTAGTAGAAACACACAATGCAAGCCAAAAACGTTTCTTCCTGTAAACTTTAGCATGTCTCAGAAAAAATCTCATGAATTACAATcaccaaagaaaaaaaggaaaagaaaaaaccgATAACTGTACACACTCGGTGGCTAAGGCATCCCCTTCTAGTGCCACTCCATACACAATAACCATCTCTCAACACCTATAAGTAGGTTTATATATTCAAAAGAACAAGTAAAAAAAAGTTCCCTTCGTTCTGGTCCTTTCCTTTATCTCGTTTCAGTTCCTTCCTTTGATCTCAACTATGGTAGGCTGAAGAATATGAAAGCTTTAAATGAGTGTAACATGTCCCCTTTGATTTGTATTCCTTGCATTTCTATGATTGATTTGCCATTTGCCTATGTTCGACGGTTCCTTCTGCTATCTGTCTTTGTATTTGGCTTCTCACTCCTATCTGTATCAGAATTTAGAGACTCTGCTTCTGTAATCCCTGCTTGACTTCTTCGCCGTCTTCGGTCCTGAATTCCAGCCAAGTTACATTAGATATGGGTCAACTTATGAACTCCTCAGAGTATAACGATGAGACGAATTGAAAAAACAAGCCACGCAGGCCAAAAATTTGAATGAAATCTATATTTGTGTCGAATGGATATAAGGTCTGTTTAACATTGTTATTTCAAAGATGATTTCAGAAATGTACCTCTCGCGGTATGGGATACTCCTCCGATTCAAGCATGCGAACCACTTGGCCCATCTTAGGCCTTTTATCAGAATCTGGATCTACACACCTCAGTGCAGTCAAGAGGGCTCGTTTAAGGGCACTCGTAGATGGCTTGGTCTCAATGTTCGGATCTACCACCTCTTCTGAACGCCTGCTTCCAACCATCATCTTGAGCCAATCTACCAAATTTACCTGCAAGAAACACACAGCAGGTGTAAGGACACTGTTACTACACAGGTAtcattcctttttcttcttttttgttcccCCAAGGGAAGCAGATAAATATAAAGATAGATAGCTGTCACAGAACATATCAAACAACTCCAAGGTTTTTTTGGGGTATCAATTTGTTCGGAAGCAAAGAATTTTCCAGCTAAAATTTACATTTTCCTGCGCAAactaaaatgaatttaaaagcAGATTATCGAATATGACATGCATCCTTAACTAATCAATATACGAATGCAGAACTAAGATGCATATTTGATCTCAAAATTCTCACTTCAAAATAGTAACAATTTTGTCATACCTCTTGTGCTGGCCGACCGTAATCCACCGGATCTCTTCCAGTGATTGCTTCCAAAATCACAACCCCAAAGCTATAAACATCACTCTTCTCATTTAGAAGGCCAGAGTTGGCATATTCTGGGGCCACATATCTGAAAAACAGAATGATGAAAGGAACCGATAAGAAAGGATTACCCTAGAATTATGATATAGTGTTCTTCTACCAACACAAGAATCTTCGTACAAGAAATTGCAACTGTTCCTAAAGGAGAAAAGGTACTCACCCAAAGGTACCCATAACTCTAGTTGTAATATGACTCTTCCCGGCACCTAGCAACTTTGCCAGACCAAAATCAGATATCTTAGCATTGAAATCATCATCAAGTAAGATATTGCTCGACTTAATGTCTCGATGCACAACTTTGGGTTCAATGGCCTCATGCAAATAAGCCAGcctgaaaaatgtgaaaaagagtCGGAAAAAGATAAACCACAAGGGTAAAAAACTCAAACAAAGGTATAGGAAGACCCACGCTTTAGCGGTGCCAAGGAGAACTTTCATGCGTGCCTCCCATGTGAGATATCCATGATGACGCATAGCTCCATGAAGCCATTGCTCCAAATTTCCGTTGTTGACATATTCATAAACCAGCAACCTGAACAAAACACACATGTTTAAGTATGAATGGATTATACATGTAACTAAGGATGTGACATAgtactctttattttatccaAAACAAGGTGCTCAGCAAATAATAATATGGCTGCCTGTATTTTACCATGTAGAAGTCATTACATAAAATTACAGAGAAATACCTGTGGGTTCCTTCAATGCAGTATCCCAAAAGTCGAACCAAGTTTTTGTGTCGTACATGCCCAATAGCCTCAACTTCCACTCTGAATTCCTTCTCTGCTTGTCCTCTATGAGatgattgaaaatatatatgttataaaCCCAAACAATTGAATTGCAAGGAAAACAGAAGATAGAAAAAACAGAAATCCATAAAGCTACTGAAATAAGATGCATCTTACAGGTTGTTGAGTAGCTTCTTCACAGCCACAGGAGATCCATTAATCAGATTACCCCGATAAACAACTCCATATCCACCCTCACCAATGACATTTTCCTTTGAAAACTGACCTGTTGCGAACTCAAGGTCCCTTAATGTAAACCAGTGACCCCAACCAAGGCGAGAGAATTCAGGTAGACCAGATAGAGGTGAAGGTGCAGTTATAGGCTGTGAAGAAGGCTCGTACATATAAGCTGCACCACTCTCATCTCCAGATTGAGAACCAACATTTTCCTTCTCCCCATTGTTAAATGAGCCTGATCGACTGCTACTATCTCCATTCTTATGGATCAAAACTTTCTCAGACTCTCTGTCACTGAATTTATCGCCAAGGGTGAGAAAAGAACTACTACGGGGTACATAGTTATTTGCACAAGCTTGATCTACCCTAATCTCTTTGATTTCCTTTGAATCATTTGGAATTCTGCGCAGAGGAAGCATGTCAGTAGACTTTCTGGATCTCTTTCGTGAAGTAAGACAAATTGATAGCACCGCAAGAATCATCACTATAAAAACTCCCACAATGATCCCCGTTAATACCCAAACCTTTAAACCGAAGACAAATGTCTTCTTGGTTAATACAGTATCAAGACCAGATGCCATTTCTTCTTGATAAAAAGGACCCTACagagttcaagacaaagaaattAGAAACTCCAATTCCATGCATAAAAAACTTTATCTTTTGCATATCTACCATTTTGTTACTGAATTTAACTGCTTGTCTATGTAAAATTTCACCTCTTTCAATGcccatcaatttttttcttttcaaagacaAAAACACATATTCACAAATTGGGAACATAATAAAAGTAAACAAAGCGGTAGAAGTTAGTGCGCTACGAAACAAATATGTagtgcgagagagagagagcggaaAACCAACATGGTCAGGGAAACAGACTCAACCACAATCCACAATCTCACAAAGACGACGCAGAGCACATAACACCAAAGTGATCAGGGAAACAAACTCAGCCTCAATATGACATTCAAAGTACAAACTAACACCAAAGTGATCAGGGAAACAAACTCAGCCTCAATGTGACATTCAAAGTACAAACCAAAGGAAAAGTAGGAAAAAATGCACAAAGATTTCTCCTTTCCAATTCCACCAACTTTCATACAGTGAAAACATATTAACAGCAGGACCAACTAATGCATTTCCCACATCATTCCATATTATCCAATATATACACAATCGAAAAAGACCAAAACTTTAAACATTTATTACCCACCCCAATTAAACCAATAACTGCAGAAACCCAATAAGCCTAATACAACTAGCTCAGTCCAGTTCTACATTACCCACAAAAGTTGAAACAAGCATGAACTTTTAATATT
This Pyrus communis chromosome 6, drPyrComm1.1, whole genome shotgun sequence DNA region includes the following protein-coding sequences:
- the LOC137737439 gene encoding pto-interacting protein 1-like: MSCFSCCVQDDVRKASETRPHVTNHSAGNSGGYYQKEAAPKDSQVVNILPIAVAAIPVDELKDLTDNFGTKSLIGEGSYGRVYHGVLKSGPAAAIKKLDSSKQPEREFLSQVSMVSRLKHDNVVELVGYCIDGPLRLLAYEYAPKGSLHDILHGRKGVKGAQPGPVLSWVQRVKIAVGAARGLEYLHEKAQPHIIHRDIKSCNILLFDDDVTKIADFDLSNQAPDMAARLHSTRVLGTFGYHAPEYAMTGQLSSKSDVYSFGVVLLELLTGRKPVDHTLPRGQQSLVTWATPKLSEDKVKQCVDARLNGEYLSKAVAKLAAVAALCVQYEADFRPNMSIVVKALQPLLHARSAPHH
- the LOC137737546 gene encoding probable receptor-like protein kinase At5g18500; this encodes MASGLDTVLTKKTFVFGLKVWVLTGIIVGVFIVMILAVLSICLTSRKRSRKSTDMLPLRRIPNDSKEIKEIRVDQACANNYVPRSSSFLTLGDKFSDRESEKVLIHKNGDSSSRSGSFNNGEKENVGSQSGDESGAAYMYEPSSQPITAPSPLSGLPEFSRLGWGHWFTLRDLEFATGQFSKENVIGEGGYGVVYRGNLINGSPVAVKKLLNNLGQAEKEFRVEVEAIGHVRHKNLVRLLGYCIEGTHRLLVYEYVNNGNLEQWLHGAMRHHGYLTWEARMKVLLGTAKALAYLHEAIEPKVVHRDIKSSNILLDDDFNAKISDFGLAKLLGAGKSHITTRVMGTFGYVAPEYANSGLLNEKSDVYSFGVVILEAITGRDPVDYGRPAQEVNLVDWLKMMVGSRRSEEVVDPNIETKPSTSALKRALLTALRCVDPDSDKRPKMGQVVRMLESEEYPIPREDRRRRRSQAGITEAESLNSDTDRSEKPNTKTDSRRNRRT